The Candidatus Synechococcus calcipolaris G9 nucleotide sequence CCTGGCCCTTCTCCGCCACCCCGATTACTGGGTCTATGGCCGCACCGCCAAACAAGATACCCAACTTCAGGGGGCGGAAACCCAATTCAATCAGTTGGCTCTGATGGAGCGGGGCAAGTTGGCCGCCGAAACCCTCTCGAATTATCGCCAAGAGGTCCAGGAATCAGCGATCGCCGTGGCAGATTCCAGGACAGATACCGTGGGTGACTCGGTGGGTGAATATATTGTGGTGACCCTTCTAGTGGCTACCCTGGGTAAGTTGACACTACCAGCGGTGAATAGTTCGGCGGATCTGCGCTTGGCTCTACAGACCCTAGGGGGCGTGAGTAGCGATCGCCTCCTGGCGGTAGAGATTCTATGGCAACCCCAAGCCGACGGCGACACCCTTAGTTCCGATGATGTCCTGTTGGCCTATCCCGAACTCAAACTGATCTAAACCCACCCGTTGTCGATATTATGGCCTCGTCTCCTTGGCGGGGTTTTTTGATGGAAATTGCAACCTGGAATGTGAATTCAATTCGGACACGCCTGGAGCAGGTCTGCCAATGGCTAGAGCACCATCCCGTTGATTACCTGTGCTTGCAGGAGACCAAAGTGGTGGATGAACTCTTTCCACACCAACCCTTTCTAGAGCGGGGCTATCAGGTCTATTGTGCCGGACAAAAATCCTACAATGGCGTGGCAATTGTCAGCCGTCGTCCCCTAGATCGGGTCGAGGTTGGCTTTGCTTCCCTCCTACCCGACCGGGAAGAATTCCTAGATGAGCAAAAACGGTTGATCATGGGTTGCCCCTTGCCCGATGTGGCCTTAATTAACGTCTATATTCCCAACGGCTCCAGTGTGGGTAGCGACAAATATGCCTATAAATTGGCCTGGCTAGAGGCCCTCCGCATCTATCTGGATACCCTTCAGGGCCAATCCCAAACTCGGATTATCCTCTGTGGTGACTTTAATATTGCCCCGGAGGATCGGGATATTCATGATCCCAGCGATCGCGAGAATCATATTATGTCCTCGGAACCGGAACGCCAGGCCCTGGAGGCTATTCGCCAGGGGGGATTGGTGGATGCTTTTCGCCATGGCAACCCAGAGACCGGTCATTATTCTTGGTGGGACTACCGCCAGGGATCCTTTCGGCGGAATCGGGGCTGGCGCATTGATCACCACTACATTAGCGAAGCCCTTTTGCCCGATCTAATTGGCTGCACCATTGATGTTCAACCTCGCGGTTTACCCCAACCCAGTGATCATGCCCCGGTCATTCTAAGTCTGGGCCTGGAATGGTGAATATTGGGCCCTAAAATCCTTACCCAGGCATATTTCCGTATAACTATAAACCCCTAGGAAGAGTTCCACCATGGTGTCACACCTTGCGAATCCTGTCTCTATTCAGCGCGATCTCCAGAGCGATCGCCTCCATCTGCAACATTTTGCCAGTCCCCAAGCAGAGGATTGCTCCGGTCAAGATGTCCTAGAGGGCCTCACTCGCCACCCCATCAAAACTATCCCGGCTCAATACTTTTACGACGATCGGGGGTCCCAACTCTTTGAACAGATCTGCACCTTGCCCGAATACTATCCCACCCGCACAGAGATCAGCATTTTAGCCTCTTCATCGGCGGCGATCGCCCAGGCCATTGGCCCCTGTGAAGTGGTGGAACTCGGCAGTGGTAATTCCAGCAAAATTCGCCATCTCCTCAATGCCCAGCAAACCCTTAATTTTCCGCTCCGCTATCTCCCCCTAGATGTCAGTGGAAGTATTCTCAAGGACAGTGCCCTGGGCCTGTTGGCGGACTATCCTTCCCTCACCATTGCTGGTGTGGTGGCAACCTACGAACTGGGGTTAGCCCATTTACCGCCCCTACAATTGCCGAAGCGCATCATCTGCTTTTTTGGCAGTACCCTAGGCAACTTAACCCCGGATCAGTGCGATCGCTTTTTTAAGTTAATCCATCGAAGCTTGAAACCAGGGGAATACTTTTTACTGGGGGTAGACCTACAAAAATCCACGCCCATTCTAGAAGCCGCCTACAACGATTCCCAGGGAATAACCGCCGCCTTTAACCTGAATATGCTGCAACACTTAAACTGGCGATTTCAAGGGAACTTTTGCCTGGAGAACTTTTCCCATCGAGCCATTTACAATCCCCAAGCGCAGCAAATTGAAATGTACCTAGACTCCCGCACCGATCAGCGGGCCACCTTGTCCGCCCTAGGCCTAGAGATTGAACTGGCACAGGGGGAAGCCATTCTCACGGAAATTTCCCGTAAATTTGATCTTGCCAGTCTGCGTCAAGACCTCACTGCCGCCGGATTACCGCCCCAACAGATTTGGCAGGATCCCCAGGGTTGGTTTGCCCTGATCCTTTGCCAGGCTCGATCCCTAACCCGGAGAGGATAGGCGGAACAGGGCGACGAATTTGGTATGATAGCTAAAATATCCCCGATTTACGTCTGCGAGGCCCAGTGCTTATGCATTTGAGTGAACTCACCCACCCTAATCAGCTTCATGGACTGTCTATCCCCCAACTTAAGCAAATTGCGGCGCAAATCCGTGATAAACACCTAGAAACAGTGGCTGCGACGGGGGGGCACTTGGGGCCCGGCTTAGGGGTTGTGGAACTCACCTTAGCCCTGTATCAAACCTTAGACTTAGAGCAGGATCGGGTGATCTGGGATGTGGGTCACCAAGCCTATCCCCACAAAATGTTGACGGGCCGCTATCACAATTTCCATACCCTGCGGCAAAAGGATGGCATTGCTGGCTACCTCAACCTGCGGGAAAGTTCCTTTGACCACTTTGGTGCGGGCCATGCCTCCACCAGTATTTCTGCGGGCTTGGGCATGGCGATCGCCCGGGACATGAAGGGGGAAAATTTCAAGGTGGTCTCCATCATTGGGGATGGGGCCCTCACCGGCGGCATGGCCCTAGAAGCCATTAACCATGCAGGACATTTACCGGATACACGCCTCCTAGTGGTTCTCAATGATAATGAAATGTCCATTTCCCCGAATGTGGGGGCCATTCCCCGCTACCTGAATAAAATGCGCCTCTCTCCCCAGGTGCAATTCCTCACCGATAACCTGGAAGAGCAGTTTAAGCACATTCCCTTTGTGGGGGAAAGTCTCACCCCAGAGATGCAGCGGATTAAGGAAGGCATGAAGCGATTGGCCGTTCCCAAAGTCGGAGCCGTCTTTGAAGAATTGGGCTTCACCTATGTCGGCCCCGTTGATGGCCATAATTTGGAGGAAATGATCCACACCTTCAATCATGCCCATGGGTTGACTGGCCCCGTCTTGGTTCATGTGGCCACCACCAAAGGTAAGGGCTATGCGATCGCCGAAAAAGATCAGGTGGGCTACCACGCCCAAAATCCCTTTGATCTGGTGACAGGAAAGGCCAAGCCCTCCGGCAAGCCCAAACCCCCCAGCTATTCCAAGGTTTTTGGCCAAACCCTGACAAAACTAGCGGAGGCGGATCCCCGCATTATTGGTGTCACCGCTGCCATGGCCACCGGAACTGGCCTGGATATTTTACAAAAACGGGTTCCCCAGCAATACATTGATGTGGGCATTGCCGAACAGCACGCCGTCACCATGGCTGCAGGCCTGGCAACCCAAGGGATGCGCCCCCTTGCAGTAATTTACTCCACCTTTTTGCAGCGGGCCTACGACCAAATCATCCATGATGTGTGCATCCAAAAGCTGCCAGTCTTTTTCTGCCTCGATCGGGCCGGGATTGTCGGTGCCGATGGCCCCACCCACCAAGGGATGTACGACATTGCCTACCTGCGCTGCCTCCCCAATATGGTCTTGATGGCTCCCAAGGACGAAGCCGAACTCCAGCGCATGTTAGTTACCGGTATTGCCCATACCCAAGGCCCCATTGCCATGCGCTATCCCCGGGGAAGTGGCTATGGCGTGGCGTTGATGGACGAAGGCTGGGAACCCCTGCCCATTGGTAAGGGGGAACTTCTCCGCCAGGGAGATGATCTATTATTAGTGGCCTACGGTTCCATGGTGTATCCCGCCATGCAGGTGGCCGAATTACTGATGGAGCATGGTGTCAATGCCTCGGTGGTCAATGCGCGGTTTGCCAAACCCCTGGATCGGGATTTGATTTTGCCCCTAGCTGAAAAAATTGGCCGCGTTGTCACTGTGGAAGAGGGCTGTCTCATGGGCGGATTCGGTACGGCAATTTTAGAAGCCCTTCAGGATGCCGGGCTACTTTTGCCTGTATTGCGCCTGGGCATTCCCGATCTATTGGTGGAGCACGCCACGGCGGATCAGTCCAAGGCCGATTTAAGTCTCACCCCGGCCCAGATGGTGGCTAAGATTTTAGCCCAATTTCCCGTCCCCCAAACTGCGGTCACCATCCAAAGTTAACCCTTGAGACCGTTAACCCATGAATCCCGATATTGAAATTCGTCGTTTATTAGATGTGATGCCAGCATCGGGACGGATGCGATGTAAACTCCTCAATCGCTCCAATCAACCCCTTGTGATCCACTACCAGCCTCCCCTTCCCTGGGGAGATCGCCTGATTGAGATTAACTTTCGCCTCTGGAGTCAGTTGTCCCGACCCCAACGAGATTTACTCATTCTCCGGGCGGTGGCCTGGCTAAATCGTTCCAAGCTGATCAAACTAGATGTTTACCAAGGTCTGACCGTCGCTGGGGTAGTGGGGGCAACGGTACAATTTATCCAAGCAGATCCCGTCGGTGTTGTCTTGGCGGGGGGGCTGACGGCCTTTGCCGGACTACAGATCTGGCGGAATAGTCGGGGTCTGCCTGTGGATATAGATGCCGATAGTGAAGCCCTGCGAATTGCCCAGCGTCGCGGATATAGCGAAACCGAAGCCGCCGCGGCCCTACTCCAGGCGATCGCCACCGTTGCCACCCTTGAGCGGCGGGCCAATCTAGATTTTAATGAACTTGTCCGCAGTCAAAATCTGCGCCGGATTGCTGGACTTGAGCGGGCCGATGAACCCGAACCCCTGCGATCGCCCTAGGCCGGTTTTGCCTCCCTTTGCGAAAGCGACAGTAACCAGGGAGAATAGGATTAAGTTAACTAAAATTTTGAATTTTGCCACCGTGGAAACTCCTCGCACCGTCTCCGATACCAAAAAAGCATTCTATACGGCCCATACCCGTCCCATCCACTCCATTTTTCGTCGCTTTATTGAGGAGCTACTGGTCGAAATCCACCTGTTACGGGTGAATGTGGACTTTCACTACACCCCCCTATTTGCCCTCGGGGTAGTCACCGCCTTTGAGAAGTTCATGGCAGATTATCGACCGGAAGGCGATCGCCCATCAATTTTTACGGCCCTGTGCCACGCTGAAGAACTCGACCCCGATCAGCTTCAACGGGATGCGAGTAGCTGGCAAACTTATCAAGGACAATCCCTAGATCACCTCCTAGATCAGTTAAATCAGGGAGAGAGCAGTCCCTTAGCTGCCGTTGCCCACCACCCAGGAAAATATAATCGCCTGACAGCCATCGGTCTATACGCCCTGATAGATTTGATCAACCCAGAAATGATCAGCGACGTCGGACAATTGAATGCCGGACTTGAACAACTGTGCCCCCCCCTCAACTTACCCACCGAAAAGGTGAAAAAAGACCTTGAACTCTACCGGAGTAATCTCGAAAAAATGGTACAGGCCCGCAAACTCCTCACAGAAGTCGCGGCCCTTGACCGCAAGCGGCGATCGCAGGCTGAGTCCCCCCTATCCGCAGCGGTTGATACCAATTCCGATACCCCTGCTTCCACCTAAGAAAGCTTTACAATATTTAACCTGATTTAACCAGTATTCAGTCCCAGGAAGCGGCCACTGGATTAACTATTTCATAAGAGTTATTGCTACTATAGTAGGCAAGCCGTCCCCACCCAATTTGCCCCTATGGTCAATACATCATCATCCCGTAGAGCCATTACCGTCCGTAAAGCCAGTAGCCCCACCGAGCGGTCTCTGGTTTCATCGGGGTATGCCAATCTCGAACAAGTGCGTGAAGCCCTAGCCACCAGTCGCAAAAATGGTACCTCCCTAGTACAGGTACTTCAGGACATCACGGGTGTGGCCATGCCCCCGGAGGTCATGCGCCAGTATAAAAAACAACAATTATTTGAACTAAAGGTCATCTATGGCGTAGATTGCCTTGATCCAGAGTTAAATCGTTTTCCCACGGATCAAATTGGCGAACTGATTAAAACCATTTTGCCCATTGATACCTGTCGTACCTATCAAGCCATTCCCATTTCATTGCATCGCAATAGCGATCCCCCCTACCTCTTAGTGGCCATGGTGGATCCCGACAACCTACAAGCCGTCGATAATCTCACCAAGACGCTGCGGAGTCATAGCCTTAGCTTCAAACGCATGGTGATCACCCAAGAAGATTACCAGCGATTGATTAACCCCTTCCTCGAAGAACAAGTTGCGGCGGCCACGACTCAACAACCCGCTGCGATGGGAGCCATTGATCTTGATGATGACCTTGAAGCCATTGGCGGCCTAGAGGATGCCGAAGGGGATCAGGAAGTTGACCTCGTAGATGCGGTCAAGGGGGCAGAAGATGCACCGATTATTGCCCTAGTTAACAAAATTCTCGCCAAGGCTCTTCAGGATGGCATATCTGATATTCACATTGAACCCCAGGAAGAAGCCTTACGAGTTCGCTTCCGTAAGGATGGTGTGTTGCAGCAAGCCTTTGAACCCTTGCCCAAGCGAATTATTCCGGCGGTGGTCTCCCGCTTCAAAATTCTGGCCGACCTAGACATTGCCGAACGGCGGGCCCCCCAGGATGGTCGGATTCGTAAAATATTCCAAGGTCGTCGCATTGACTTTCGGGTGAATACTCTACCTAGCCGTTGGGGCGAAAAAGTTGTACTGCGGATTTTAGATAATTCCTCTACCCAACTCGGTCTAGATAAGCTGATTACGGATCCCGAAAGTCTGGAAATTGTTCGGGACATGACCAAGCGACCCTTTGGCTTGATTCTGGTGACCGGGCCGACTGGCTCTGGGAAAACCACAACCCTCTATTCAGCCCTAGCGGAATGTAACAGCCCTGGGGTAAACATTAGTACCGCAGAAGATCCCATTGAATATACACTGCCCGGGTTAACCCAGGTGCAGGTGATTCGGGATAAGGGAATGGACTTTTCCTCCATTCTCCGTGCATTCCTCCGCCAAGACCCCGACGTGATTCTGGTGGGGGAAACTCGGGATAAGGAAACCGCAAAGACGGCGATCGAGGCTGCCCTCACCGGTCACTTAGTGTTAACGACGTTACACACCAATGATGCTGCCAGTGCCGTTGCCCGTCTCTCGGAAATGGACGTAGAACCGTTCATGGTATCAGCGTCGCTCCTTGGTGTTATTGCCCAGCGGCTAATGCGACGAGTCTGCTCAGAATGTCGTGTTCCCTATAATCCCAACCCAGAGGAACTGGCGCGCTTTGGACTATCGGCATCCAAGGATATTAGCCTCACCTTTTATAAGGCCAACAAACTAAGTGCCGAGCAAATTCAAGTAGCAAAAGCCAGTGGTCAACCCATTTGTTCTAAGTGTGGTGGCGTAGGCTACCGAGGACGGTGTGGGGTCTATGAAATCATGCGGATTACAGAGCGGCTGCAAACCCTGATCACCGAAGGTGCCCCCACGGAGCGAATCAAGGAAGCGGCGGTGGAAGATGGCATGAAAACCCTTCTAGCTTACAGTCTCAAGCTCGTTCAGGATGGTCATACCACCCTAGAGGAGGTGGAGCGGGTTACCTTTACGGATACCGGGCTGGAGGCAGAACTCAAAGCCAAGCGGAAAAGCTCCCTCACCTGTCGAGTGTGTGGAGCCGAAGCCCAACAGGAATGGTTGGAGTGTCCGTATTGCATGACTCCCCGCTTTGAGGATTAAACCTATACAGTATCCATTCATTGCCCCTAGGAAGCCCTAACTGAGGATAACGCCCATGGATTTAATGATTGAAGACTTAATGGAGCAGGTGGTGGCCAACGGTGGTTCTGACCTCCATATTTCCGCTGGATTGCCCCCCTACATTCGCATTAGTGGTAAGCTCACGCCCACGGACTATGAGCCTCTCACCCCTGAGCAATGCCAGCGGCTCATTTTTAGTATGCTGAATAACACCCAGCGCAAACATCTGGAGCAAAACTGGGAACTGGATTGTTCTTACGGGGTACGGGGACTGGCCCGTTTTCGGGTGAATGTCTATAAAGATCGGGGAACCTATGCCGCCTGTCTACGGGCCTTAAGTTCTAAGATTCCTACCTTTGAACAGTTGGGCTTACCCAATATTGTCCGGGAAATGAGTGAGCGACCCCGGGGATTGATTCTCGTGACGGGGCCGACCGGTTCTGGGAAAACGACCACCCTGGCAGCGATGATTGACCTGATCAACAAAACCCGTGCCGAGCATATTTTGACCGTTGAAGACCCGATTGAGTTCGTCTATGAACCCATTAAGAGTCTGGTTCACCAGCGACAGGTGGGGGAGGATACCAAGAGTTTTTCCAACGCTCTCCGGGCCGCATTACGGGAAGACCCAGATATTATTCTGGTGGGTGAAATGCGTGACTTAGAAACCATTCAGTTAGCCATCTCGGCGGCGGAAACCGGTCACTTGGTTTTTGGAACCTTGCACACCAGTTCTGCACCCCAAACCGTTGACCGGATGGTGGATGTGTTTCCGCCAGAACAACAAACCCAAATTCGGGTTCAGTTGTCCAACTCCCTAGTGGCCGTATTTAGCCAAACCTTGGTATCTAAGAAAAATCCCAAGCCCGGTGAATTTGGTCGGGTGATGGCCCAGGAAATCATGGTCGTAACCCCAGCCATTTCCAACTTAATTCGGGAAGGTAAAACCTCTCAGATTTACTCTGCGATCCAAACTGGGGCAAAATTGGGAATGCAAACCCTGGAAAAAGTGTTAGCAGATTATTATCGTGCTGGCGTGATTGGTTATGAAGCAGCGATGTCTAAAACGTCCCGTGCCGATGAGCTTCAACGCTTGATTGGGACTGGTACAACCGCCGCAGTTCGTTAAATGCTTGGAGTAGATTACTTAATGGGGATTGACTGATGGCTACCTACGAGGTTCGCATTCGGGATGCTCAGGGCAAATATAAGACACTAAAGGAAGAAGCTGCCACACCCAAGGAAGCTCGCTTGAGTGTGCAAATGCAAGGAGGGGTGCAGGTTTTAGAGATCAAGGAAGCGCAAAAGTTTACGCTGAAGTCCGACCTTGATCTAAGCTTTCTATCTAAGATTACCGTCAAGGACCGGGCAATTTTTTCCCGGCAATTTTCAGCCCTAGTGAATGCGGGAGTTGCCTTGGTACGGGGTCTGGGGGTCATGGCGGATCAGTGTACCAATCCAAAGCTGAAGAAGGTGCTGATGGCCGTCAATAATGACATTCAGCAGGGGGGAAGCCTGTCTGAGTCTATGCGGCCCCACCCAGAGGCCTTTGATGATCTCTACGTGGCGATGATCCAAGCAGGGGAAACCGGTGGGGTACTCGATGAGGTTTTGAATCGGCTCTCCAAACTTCTGGAGGATCAGGCGCGCTTAAATAACCAAATCAAGTCTGCCTTGGCCTATCCTGTGGTCGTCGGACTCTTGGCGGTGAGTATTTTCCTGGGGATGGTGATCTTTTTGATCCCCGTCTTTGAAGGGATTTTTACCCAGCTTGGGGGAGAATTGCCGGCGTTTACGCAGCTTATGGTGAACTTGAGCGAATTTCTACGCAATCCGTTGAACATGAGCATTCTGATTGTTACCGTGATTGGCATTGTATTTGGGGTGCGGATGTACTATAAAACCCCAGCGGGTCACTTGATGATTGATCACATGATGCTCAAGCTGCCTCTGTTTGGTGATTTAGTGGAAAAAACCGCCGTTGCCCGCTTCTGCCGTACCTTTGGTTCTCTATCCCGATCGGGAGTGCCGATTCTACGCTCCCTGGAAATTGTCAGTCAAACGGCTGGGAATCAGGTTATTTCCAATGCCATTGATAATGCAGCGAAGGAAGTGCAAACCGGTGGAATGCTTAGTATTGCCCTGCAACAGGCCCGGGTGTTTCCTGTGTTGGCAACCCAAATGATCAATGTGGGGGAAGAAACGGGGGAACTGGACAAGATGCTGATGAAGGTGGCGGACTTCTACGAGGATGAGGTGGAGCAGGCGGTGAAGTCTCTCACCAGTGTGATGGAGCCACTGATGATTGTGGTGTTGGGGGGCATGGTGGGTTCCATCTTGATTGCGATGTACTTGCCCATGTTCAAAATCTTTGAACTCATTGAGGGATAAGCACTCCGGCAACTATTAGGGATATAGCATGTGGTCTAGTGTGGTGGGGTGATGATGCCTGAAAAAAACGCCCAAGGGTTGACCTATTACCAACTTTTAGAGGTTGAACCAGGATGCTCTCTCCAAGAGCTACGGCGGGCCTATCGGGAAAAAAGTAAGGTTTATCACCCAGATACCACGACATTGCCCATGGCCCTTGCCCGCGATCGCTTCGATCGCCTGAAGGAGGCCTATGCTACCCTAACAAATCCTGAGGAGCGTTTGCGCTACGATCGCCACCTACAGACCAAAAGGATGATTCGTTCATCTGATCTGGGGGAAGGATTGCCCCCTAAATCCCTGGATGTGGAGTATGGTTTACCGTCTCGACCCTATCGAGAGCGACCTCTTTCACCAGGAGAGATTTTTGCATTATTTATCCTTGGGTTGACGTTTGTGGGATGCTTGGTACTCGCAGTTATTGTTGGTTTTACCCGGGGTGACTGGATGCTCCAGGCGTTGCACTATTTTTCGAGTTAGTTATGGTTGATTTGCCCGCGGCTACCACTCCTCTCTATAATCATGGATTGCCCCAAATTGAATTTTGGCTAACACAAAAGGGTTGTGTTCAGAATCGTACAAATTTACACTGTTGGCAGTTTGAGCGACCGGCTTGGGAAGCGGAAATTTGCCTGGATATTGAGGAGTTAATGGTGCGCTATCACGATCGCCAGGGGGGAGATACGGTACAGCGATCCTTTAAGTATTCCCTGAGTCGTCAAGATATTGAAGCGGCTATTTTTGCGGGGCCCTAGAGTTGCAGACCCCCTAAAGACGACCAAAACGGCGATGACGTTGTTGATATTGGAGAAGAGCTTGGTGGAACGCACGGCGATCGAAGTCGGGCCAGAGGGTCTCT carries:
- the egtD gene encoding L-histidine N(alpha)-methyltransferase, with protein sequence MVSHLANPVSIQRDLQSDRLHLQHFASPQAEDCSGQDVLEGLTRHPIKTIPAQYFYDDRGSQLFEQICTLPEYYPTRTEISILASSSAAIAQAIGPCEVVELGSGNSSKIRHLLNAQQTLNFPLRYLPLDVSGSILKDSALGLLADYPSLTIAGVVATYELGLAHLPPLQLPKRIICFFGSTLGNLTPDQCDRFFKLIHRSLKPGEYFLLGVDLQKSTPILEAAYNDSQGITAAFNLNMLQHLNWRFQGNFCLENFSHRAIYNPQAQQIEMYLDSRTDQRATLSALGLEIELAQGEAILTEISRKFDLASLRQDLTAAGLPPQQIWQDPQGWFALILCQARSLTRRG
- a CDS encoding type II secretion system F family protein, giving the protein MATYEVRIRDAQGKYKTLKEEAATPKEARLSVQMQGGVQVLEIKEAQKFTLKSDLDLSFLSKITVKDRAIFSRQFSALVNAGVALVRGLGVMADQCTNPKLKKVLMAVNNDIQQGGSLSESMRPHPEAFDDLYVAMIQAGETGGVLDEVLNRLSKLLEDQARLNNQIKSALAYPVVVGLLAVSIFLGMVIFLIPVFEGIFTQLGGELPAFTQLMVNLSEFLRNPLNMSILIVTVIGIVFGVRMYYKTPAGHLMIDHMMLKLPLFGDLVEKTAVARFCRTFGSLSRSGVPILRSLEIVSQTAGNQVISNAIDNAAKEVQTGGMLSIALQQARVFPVLATQMINVGEETGELDKMLMKVADFYEDEVEQAVKSLTSVMEPLMIVVLGGMVGSILIAMYLPMFKIFELIEG
- the xth gene encoding exodeoxyribonuclease III — its product is MEIATWNVNSIRTRLEQVCQWLEHHPVDYLCLQETKVVDELFPHQPFLERGYQVYCAGQKSYNGVAIVSRRPLDRVEVGFASLLPDREEFLDEQKRLIMGCPLPDVALINVYIPNGSSVGSDKYAYKLAWLEALRIYLDTLQGQSQTRIILCGDFNIAPEDRDIHDPSDRENHIMSSEPERQALEAIRQGGLVDAFRHGNPETGHYSWWDYRQGSFRRNRGWRIDHHYISEALLPDLIGCTIDVQPRGLPQPSDHAPVILSLGLEW
- a CDS encoding DUF3318 domain-containing protein — protein: MNPDIEIRRLLDVMPASGRMRCKLLNRSNQPLVIHYQPPLPWGDRLIEINFRLWSQLSRPQRDLLILRAVAWLNRSKLIKLDVYQGLTVAGVVGATVQFIQADPVGVVLAGGLTAFAGLQIWRNSRGLPVDIDADSEALRIAQRRGYSETEAAAALLQAIATVATLERRANLDFNELVRSQNLRRIAGLERADEPEPLRSP
- a CDS encoding type IV pilus twitching motility protein PilT, with product MDLMIEDLMEQVVANGGSDLHISAGLPPYIRISGKLTPTDYEPLTPEQCQRLIFSMLNNTQRKHLEQNWELDCSYGVRGLARFRVNVYKDRGTYAACLRALSSKIPTFEQLGLPNIVREMSERPRGLILVTGPTGSGKTTTLAAMIDLINKTRAEHILTVEDPIEFVYEPIKSLVHQRQVGEDTKSFSNALRAALREDPDIILVGEMRDLETIQLAISAAETGHLVFGTLHTSSAPQTVDRMVDVFPPEQQTQIRVQLSNSLVAVFSQTLVSKKNPKPGEFGRVMAQEIMVVTPAISNLIREGKTSQIYSAIQTGAKLGMQTLEKVLADYYRAGVIGYEAAMSKTSRADELQRLIGTGTTAAVR
- a CDS encoding DUF3143 domain-containing protein, with translation MVDLPAATTPLYNHGLPQIEFWLTQKGCVQNRTNLHCWQFERPAWEAEICLDIEELMVRYHDRQGGDTVQRSFKYSLSRQDIEAAIFAGP
- the dxs gene encoding 1-deoxy-D-xylulose-5-phosphate synthase — translated: MHLSELTHPNQLHGLSIPQLKQIAAQIRDKHLETVAATGGHLGPGLGVVELTLALYQTLDLEQDRVIWDVGHQAYPHKMLTGRYHNFHTLRQKDGIAGYLNLRESSFDHFGAGHASTSISAGLGMAIARDMKGENFKVVSIIGDGALTGGMALEAINHAGHLPDTRLLVVLNDNEMSISPNVGAIPRYLNKMRLSPQVQFLTDNLEEQFKHIPFVGESLTPEMQRIKEGMKRLAVPKVGAVFEELGFTYVGPVDGHNLEEMIHTFNHAHGLTGPVLVHVATTKGKGYAIAEKDQVGYHAQNPFDLVTGKAKPSGKPKPPSYSKVFGQTLTKLAEADPRIIGVTAAMATGTGLDILQKRVPQQYIDVGIAEQHAVTMAAGLATQGMRPLAVIYSTFLQRAYDQIIHDVCIQKLPVFFCLDRAGIVGADGPTHQGMYDIAYLRCLPNMVLMAPKDEAELQRMLVTGIAHTQGPIAMRYPRGSGYGVALMDEGWEPLPIGKGELLRQGDDLLLVAYGSMVYPAMQVAELLMEHGVNASVVNARFAKPLDRDLILPLAEKIGRVVTVEEGCLMGGFGTAILEALQDAGLLLPVLRLGIPDLLVEHATADQSKADLSLTPAQMVAKILAQFPVPQTAVTIQS
- the psb29 gene encoding photosystem II biogenesis protein Psp29, with protein sequence MNPNPCDRPRPVLPPFAKATVTRENRIKLTKILNFATVETPRTVSDTKKAFYTAHTRPIHSIFRRFIEELLVEIHLLRVNVDFHYTPLFALGVVTAFEKFMADYRPEGDRPSIFTALCHAEELDPDQLQRDASSWQTYQGQSLDHLLDQLNQGESSPLAAVAHHPGKYNRLTAIGLYALIDLINPEMISDVGQLNAGLEQLCPPLNLPTEKVKKDLELYRSNLEKMVQARKLLTEVAALDRKRRSQAESPLSAAVDTNSDTPAST
- a CDS encoding J domain-containing protein, whose product is MMPEKNAQGLTYYQLLEVEPGCSLQELRRAYREKSKVYHPDTTTLPMALARDRFDRLKEAYATLTNPEERLRYDRHLQTKRMIRSSDLGEGLPPKSLDVEYGLPSRPYRERPLSPGEIFALFILGLTFVGCLVLAVIVGFTRGDWMLQALHYFSS
- a CDS encoding GspE/PulE family protein — translated: MVNTSSSRRAITVRKASSPTERSLVSSGYANLEQVREALATSRKNGTSLVQVLQDITGVAMPPEVMRQYKKQQLFELKVIYGVDCLDPELNRFPTDQIGELIKTILPIDTCRTYQAIPISLHRNSDPPYLLVAMVDPDNLQAVDNLTKTLRSHSLSFKRMVITQEDYQRLINPFLEEQVAAATTQQPAAMGAIDLDDDLEAIGGLEDAEGDQEVDLVDAVKGAEDAPIIALVNKILAKALQDGISDIHIEPQEEALRVRFRKDGVLQQAFEPLPKRIIPAVVSRFKILADLDIAERRAPQDGRIRKIFQGRRIDFRVNTLPSRWGEKVVLRILDNSSTQLGLDKLITDPESLEIVRDMTKRPFGLILVTGPTGSGKTTTLYSALAECNSPGVNISTAEDPIEYTLPGLTQVQVIRDKGMDFSSILRAFLRQDPDVILVGETRDKETAKTAIEAALTGHLVLTTLHTNDAASAVARLSEMDVEPFMVSASLLGVIAQRLMRRVCSECRVPYNPNPEELARFGLSASKDISLTFYKANKLSAEQIQVAKASGQPICSKCGGVGYRGRCGVYEIMRITERLQTLITEGAPTERIKEAAVEDGMKTLLAYSLKLVQDGHTTLEEVERVTFTDTGLEAELKAKRKSSLTCRVCGAEAQQEWLECPYCMTPRFED